One segment of Vibrio gazogenes DNA contains the following:
- a CDS encoding DUF2956 family protein, whose protein sequence is MHKKQAVEPSQKTKEEAMDIARATQLPGQKKAETQRIAQGIEKGIALYKKQQKAKARAADKAKKQEAKSKARRQDDEPVTLVETKIETKVSPLPWVLLIASWIGFLLFYFLR, encoded by the coding sequence ATGCATAAAAAACAAGCAGTAGAACCTTCACAAAAAACAAAGGAAGAGGCGATGGATATCGCTAGAGCGACACAGCTCCCGGGTCAAAAGAAAGCGGAGACACAACGTATTGCTCAAGGTATTGAAAAAGGTATTGCGCTTTACAAGAAACAACAGAAAGCCAAAGCAAGGGCTGCCGACAAAGCCAAAAAGCAAGAAGCGAAATCAAAGGCGAGGCGCCAAGACGATGAGCCAGTGACATTAGTCGAAACCAAGATTGAAACAAAGGTATCACCACTGCCTTGGGTGTTATTAATTGCGTCATGGATCGGTTTCTTATTGTTCTATTTTTTGAGATAG
- a CDS encoding site-specific integrase: protein MYLLKTASSTYYTRICLPKLLKDKGFPFDVKVSLFTKNRSNAVQRHIMVLSELHPFIHDFDPSQGLTLFQKLLSEKIEKIRATFQDKDVISIPAKKTSKSHQKDKSINHYLERFIEVKALEKLTALSVHQLKTRCQHFIKTMSVKVVSDMTPSTAIQYREQLLKQQRSDKTNRDYIAAISQFCSWCIAHELLIVHPFQHVKLPRKNGQSARARWTPSELKRVFRSGAFKDATEQFQFTCLLMLYHGCRPGEACQLSINDVCLKSKILRFSDQLPEQHLKNPASKREIPLHQAVLREEFISYISKRRAQGHRMLFDYRPLGDSLNWSKQFTTHFGRLLSQLGFPSGSRPTAYSFRHTFIDEMKQKNISEHITAQIVGHTYDRITYGHYGKTLDIETLREYINQISYDI, encoded by the coding sequence TTCCCTTTTGACGTAAAAGTTTCTCTGTTCACCAAAAATCGCTCAAACGCTGTGCAACGTCATATCATGGTGCTTTCAGAGTTACATCCCTTTATCCATGATTTCGACCCTAGTCAGGGACTTACTCTTTTTCAAAAGTTACTATCTGAAAAAATTGAGAAAATCCGAGCAACTTTTCAGGACAAAGATGTCATCTCTATTCCAGCCAAAAAAACGAGCAAATCTCATCAAAAAGATAAATCAATAAATCACTATTTGGAGAGATTCATCGAGGTTAAAGCACTAGAAAAATTAACGGCACTCTCCGTTCATCAACTAAAAACTCGATGCCAACATTTCATCAAAACAATGTCGGTAAAAGTGGTATCCGATATGACCCCATCAACAGCAATACAATACCGAGAGCAACTATTAAAGCAGCAACGTTCTGACAAAACGAATCGCGATTATATTGCCGCCATCAGCCAATTTTGTTCATGGTGCATCGCACATGAACTACTCATCGTACACCCCTTTCAACACGTCAAATTACCCAGAAAAAATGGCCAATCAGCACGGGCACGTTGGACACCATCAGAATTAAAAAGAGTCTTTCGAAGTGGTGCTTTTAAAGATGCTACAGAGCAATTTCAGTTTACATGTCTTCTCATGTTGTATCATGGTTGTCGACCTGGCGAAGCGTGTCAGCTCTCAATAAATGATGTTTGTTTAAAGTCTAAAATTCTTAGATTTTCTGATCAACTGCCTGAACAACATTTAAAGAACCCTGCTTCTAAACGTGAAATTCCTCTTCATCAAGCAGTACTGCGAGAAGAATTCATTTCTTACATTTCAAAGCGTCGTGCGCAAGGCCATCGAATGCTTTTCGACTATAGACCTCTAGGAGACAGCCTTAACTGGAGTAAACAATTTACGACGCACTTTGGCCGTTTACTTAGCCAGCTCGGTTTCCCTTCGGGAAGTCGCCCAACCGCCTATTCCTTTCGACATACGTTTATTGATGAGATGAAACAAAAAAACATCTCGGAGCATATCACTGCACAAATCGTCGGTCATACCTATGACCGAATCACATATGGTCACTATGGAAAAACTCTGGATATAGAAACTCTTAGAGAATATATAAACCAAATATCCTACGACATATAA
- a CDS encoding tyrosine-type recombinase/integrase, with protein sequence MKVKNIAKQVLKLMQTELAYATFKSDKTKMNRIIRDLGEHDIQNLKYSDIRTYINGLHQKYSASTVNAHKSLLNKIYIHAIADGIVNTNPINQISCFKRDIEEPQPFTLEEIDAILNYQSVSLSEKLLFKLGIYTGLRISELLALCWEDIDLKKRILLVRRSVIDSKYRVPKTAKSARSVELSEDACDVLKQLEQHTAYLRARFISIVQSDNHTVKKEKVRFVFMNSKTKKPFTGSKQYAYSFFTPLLNRLNIKHRGPGHLRHTYASQSLTCGAPIGWISTQMGHTSSQLTERRYARWITQNNRANYADQLAAHIGTANNTKQIVLPNRSQFEQEHDSGITDLLNLLISKPVLAEALLGSRK encoded by the coding sequence ATGAAAGTAAAAAACATCGCCAAACAAGTTTTAAAGCTCATGCAAACAGAACTGGCTTATGCAACATTCAAGTCTGATAAAACAAAAATGAACAGAATAATAAGAGATCTCGGTGAACACGATATCCAAAACCTCAAATATTCTGATATACGTACGTATATTAACGGTCTTCACCAAAAATATTCTGCTAGCACAGTGAATGCGCATAAAAGCTTATTGAATAAAATCTATATACACGCGATTGCTGATGGTATTGTCAATACAAATCCTATTAATCAGATTTCATGTTTCAAACGAGATATTGAAGAACCACAGCCGTTTACTCTTGAAGAAATTGATGCAATTTTAAACTATCAATCAGTATCATTATCAGAAAAATTACTTTTCAAATTAGGTATATACACAGGTTTACGTATTAGTGAACTTTTAGCACTTTGTTGGGAAGATATAGATCTTAAAAAACGTATATTATTAGTGCGAAGATCTGTCATAGATTCTAAGTATCGTGTACCTAAAACAGCGAAATCAGCACGCTCGGTGGAATTGTCTGAAGATGCATGTGACGTATTAAAACAGTTAGAGCAACACACGGCATATCTCCGAGCAAGATTTATCTCTATCGTTCAATCAGATAATCACACAGTCAAAAAAGAAAAAGTCCGTTTTGTCTTTATGAATTCTAAAACGAAAAAGCCTTTCACTGGCTCAAAGCAATATGCTTACTCGTTCTTTACGCCATTGTTGAATAGGTTGAATATTAAACATAGAGGCCCTGGTCATTTACGGCATACATATGCAAGCCAAAGCCTCACCTGTGGGGCTCCAATCGGCTGGATTTCGACGCAAATGGGGCACACTAGCAGTCAGCTAACAGAAAGAAGATATGCACGCTGGATTACTCAAAATAATCGCGCAAATTATGCCGATCAGCTAGCCGCACACATTGGCACTGCAAACAACACTAAGCAAATAGTGTTACCTAATCGTTCTCAGTTTGAACAAGAGCACGATAGTGGTATTACAGACTTGTTGAATCTCTTGATTTCTAAGCCAGTCTTAGCCGAAGCACTACTTGGAAGCAGGAAGTAA
- a CDS encoding MFS transporter, with protein sequence MQRYRTHALVIAAYLGTFLSTLDISIVNVALPTLQEALHADMSGLQWIINIYAIALSAVMLSAGPLGDKYGHKRVWLSSVALFVIGSVICAFSTDLNTLLWGRGVQGVAGALLIPGAMPILTHAFPDPRQRARAIGGWSACNALSLVSGPLIGGLLIEHIGWSSIFLVNVPIGLIAALLGVWGIVERKYPEHAAFDPVGQILSMIWLGILSYALIEIGEHGASTEKVLLPLFCAVVAFAAFVRTELTIKRPLFPIQLFRNISLAVANLASFALGFSAYASLFFLSLYLQQARGDTPSVAGWHLMPQFMVMGVSSLLFGRMAQYIALKKLMVGGYALIGVSLCAMSLFSTDTSYIFVAVPLVFLGLGMGITVPATGMMVMGYAPVERAGIASATMNALRQVGMTLAIAVLGSIMSLYAIQNMAGIINTDNMPDAIEVARRAVVSNDFPAGRKELVSAYRASIAAGFGMVMFCAGLLSLLAAVLLAIFTNDRQTSSSHAGGKAGSHKEVHQHAHDKTAS encoded by the coding sequence ATGCAACGATATCGAACTCATGCTCTGGTCATCGCGGCCTATCTGGGGACCTTTCTGTCGACACTGGACATCAGTATTGTCAACGTCGCGTTGCCGACACTTCAGGAGGCCCTCCATGCAGATATGTCAGGACTTCAGTGGATTATTAACATTTATGCTATCGCACTCTCTGCAGTGATGCTGTCCGCAGGCCCTCTGGGCGATAAATATGGGCACAAGCGGGTGTGGCTGAGCAGTGTTGCCCTATTTGTTATAGGCTCTGTGATTTGCGCCTTTTCCACCGATCTGAACACCTTGCTGTGGGGCCGTGGAGTACAAGGGGTTGCCGGTGCACTGCTGATCCCCGGCGCCATGCCTATCCTGACCCACGCATTTCCCGATCCCCGCCAACGTGCACGAGCCATCGGTGGATGGTCGGCTTGTAATGCCTTGTCATTGGTTTCGGGGCCTTTAATCGGTGGCTTGCTGATTGAGCATATTGGCTGGTCAAGCATCTTTCTGGTCAATGTTCCCATTGGTCTCATTGCGGCTTTACTTGGGGTCTGGGGAATTGTCGAGCGCAAATATCCTGAACATGCAGCGTTTGATCCGGTTGGCCAGATATTAAGTATGATTTGGCTTGGGATACTCAGTTATGCACTCATTGAAATTGGCGAACATGGCGCTTCTACGGAGAAAGTCCTGCTTCCGCTCTTCTGTGCCGTGGTGGCTTTTGCGGCTTTTGTCCGGACAGAATTGACCATCAAACGGCCACTGTTCCCCATTCAGCTTTTTCGCAATATCTCTTTGGCCGTGGCAAACCTAGCCTCTTTTGCTCTGGGCTTTTCGGCCTATGCCAGCCTCTTTTTCCTATCACTCTACCTACAGCAGGCTCGGGGCGACACACCATCGGTAGCCGGGTGGCACCTAATGCCTCAGTTCATGGTTATGGGGGTGTCATCGCTTCTATTTGGCCGAATGGCCCAATATATTGCGCTGAAAAAACTAATGGTCGGCGGATACGCGCTGATCGGTGTGTCTCTGTGTGCAATGTCGCTGTTTAGCACCGATACCTCCTACATTTTCGTCGCCGTTCCTCTGGTGTTCCTTGGTTTGGGAATGGGTATCACCGTCCCTGCGACTGGGATGATGGTTATGGGATATGCACCCGTCGAACGTGCAGGGATCGCATCTGCAACCATGAATGCCCTGCGGCAGGTAGGCATGACGCTGGCAATTGCCGTGCTTGGCAGCATCATGAGCCTCTATGCGATCCAAAACATGGCCGGGATCATCAACACCGATAACATGCCTGATGCCATTGAAGTTGCCCGCCGCGCAGTCGTCAGCAATGATTTCCCCGCAGGCCGTAAAGAACTCGTCTCGGCCTACCGAGCCTCTATAGCGGCGGGATTTGGTATGGTTATGTTCTGTGCGGGCTTACTCAGCCTGCTCGCCGCAGTCTTACTGGCAATTTTCACCAATGACAGACAAACCTCGTCTAGTCATGCTGGTGGTAAAGCTGGCAGCCACAAAGAAGTACATCAACACGCCCACGACAAGACAGCATCCTAG
- a CDS encoding helix-turn-helix domain-containing protein codes for MNIGKALSLCRTQKGMTKTQLSKAADVSISYLTLLEQGKRDPNLSTINQICKAMSVPTSIFMFLASDTEDRDGISNELSEKLAHTALSLMEQDC; via the coding sequence ATGAATATTGGAAAAGCGTTGTCACTTTGTAGAACTCAAAAAGGGATGACGAAAACTCAACTTTCAAAAGCTGCTGACGTTTCTATTTCTTACTTAACTCTATTGGAACAAGGGAAAAGAGATCCTAACTTGTCTACGATTAACCAAATCTGTAAGGCAATGAGTGTTCCAACTAGTATATTTATGTTTCTTGCTTCTGATACAGAAGATAGGGACGGCATAAGTAATGAACTGTCAGAAAAATTAGCCCATACGGCACTTTCTTTAATGGAACAAGATTGTTGA
- a CDS encoding reverse transcriptase family protein, translating to MNLPVYPHASIANLSSLALALGMSLNELHELAAKSDDYYFLTKKIEKPDGSLRLTYDVRPILKTVHSKISEVFLKKVDYPRFLQGSIKKRDYISDAKQHVSSKMLISEDISNFFPSISKKVVHEVWVGVFGFSNEVADLLAELVTYQGYVVQGSKTSSYICNLILWKREAELVSKLEAKGFTYTRYVDDVTVSTKRIVSKAEKSEIINSIYSLFRSVGAKPNRKKHKVMPRNNRQEVHGVNVNKTTPTMPKKARDQIRAAVHQCELAFGDDPTTSEYQSAYNSAMGRINTMGRMHAKEAKDLKARLTAVNPITRDCN from the coding sequence TTGAACCTGCCTGTATACCCACATGCTTCAATAGCTAACTTGTCATCACTAGCTTTAGCGCTTGGTATGTCTTTAAACGAACTACATGAACTTGCCGCTAAATCTGATGACTATTATTTTCTCACGAAAAAGATTGAAAAACCTGATGGCTCACTTCGTCTAACTTATGACGTTCGGCCTATCCTCAAAACAGTACATAGTAAAATATCAGAAGTCTTTCTAAAAAAAGTTGATTACCCTCGATTTCTTCAAGGGAGTATCAAAAAACGAGACTACATCTCTGATGCTAAACAACATGTATCGTCAAAAATGCTTATTAGTGAAGATATCTCTAACTTCTTCCCAAGCATATCTAAGAAAGTTGTTCATGAAGTGTGGGTCGGAGTTTTTGGTTTCTCTAATGAAGTCGCTGATTTGTTAGCTGAGCTAGTGACGTATCAAGGATATGTTGTGCAGGGTTCAAAAACGAGTAGCTATATATGCAATCTAATTCTTTGGAAACGAGAAGCTGAACTTGTAAGTAAACTCGAAGCAAAAGGGTTCACCTACACACGTTATGTTGATGATGTTACAGTATCAACTAAACGCATTGTATCAAAAGCTGAAAAATCCGAGATTATCAATTCTATCTATTCACTATTTCGTAGCGTTGGCGCTAAACCTAACCGTAAAAAACACAAAGTAATGCCTAGGAATAATAGGCAAGAAGTTCATGGTGTAAACGTCAATAAGACCACCCCAACAATGCCCAAAAAAGCTAGAGATCAGATTCGAGCTGCTGTCCATCAATGTGAACTAGCGTTTGGTGATGACCCGACGACAAGCGAGTACCAATCCGCCTATAACAGTGCTATGGGAAGAATAAATACAATGGGGCGAATGCATGCAAAAGAAGCTAAAGACTTAAAAGCTAGGCTAACTGCGGTAAACCCCATAACTAGGGACTGTAACTGA
- a CDS encoding C39 family peptidase encodes MNSYLVSRFAKGELSNLVKECFGTDFPDIFRKSQVDYIYRYLKDLDAKSVLLEPKYVDKDYLEDFNHYYVKCFGNNGFMTARLHFFSEELDHQKMTEYLAFGDQNGIQTLQNSYLGFVVIKPLAKTFIGKTCLKPYPTVNQSDDRKRCLVRDYSVDLFGIPLKVTSVAFQEQDKVVSACATTAIWSSLHAMHWKDVRQIPACSEITTNALNHISGSSNSFPNRDLSNKQILRALDFEKIKHHTADISAYSADTFFTTVKTYIDSKIPLILGVDVYCKSDQELTRLDGHAITIVGYKSTNEPENQAIYVHDDRLGPFARAGFVEIDKEKVETEVSWGLALQEKDDDGKWKDPHEILVLNSLIIPAPHKVRLPSSFARNTCSHIKSIYDDILNNIADTQGEAAVRDYRNNLTFDVSLSEISDIRQQLFNETYTGEHAESLQKEKVKFLTGSYARYQWVANFKSNSKCIFKILFDATDIPQGNAVSALFVHDKDLTDLVLECQKQVLKQDNNLTDVDINSFYGSFLKYLEPEPDSLASYLDRTFGELRAPKYIKNTEMNAGDILNSKVDKYYASTEKTLEELYTDIVKDDQSSYLLWTISSEGVLLIGKEENGKGHPTLTGFKPSRIAGELRRSQSGWFINSKSGRYSTDYSNTDELLTNALEKFKDIFRESRKTITADFYKPEK; translated from the coding sequence ATGAACTCCTATCTTGTCTCCAGATTTGCTAAAGGTGAACTGAGTAATCTTGTTAAAGAATGCTTTGGTACTGACTTTCCTGATATTTTTAGAAAATCACAGGTTGATTATATATACCGTTATCTTAAGGACTTAGACGCTAAGTCAGTACTACTCGAGCCAAAATATGTGGACAAAGATTATCTAGAAGACTTTAACCATTATTATGTAAAATGTTTTGGAAACAATGGCTTCATGACCGCTCGGTTGCACTTTTTCTCCGAAGAATTAGACCATCAAAAAATGACGGAGTACTTAGCTTTCGGAGATCAGAATGGGATTCAAACCTTGCAGAATTCGTATCTTGGTTTTGTTGTTATTAAACCGCTAGCTAAAACATTTATAGGTAAAACATGCTTAAAACCTTATCCAACCGTTAATCAATCTGATGACCGCAAGCGCTGTCTTGTAAGAGACTACTCGGTTGACTTGTTCGGTATCCCATTAAAAGTAACGTCTGTAGCCTTTCAGGAACAAGATAAAGTTGTTTCAGCATGTGCCACCACTGCTATCTGGTCATCATTACATGCGATGCACTGGAAAGATGTACGACAAATACCAGCATGCAGCGAAATAACTACAAATGCACTTAATCATATCAGTGGATCAAGTAATAGCTTTCCTAATCGTGATTTGTCAAATAAACAAATTCTTCGTGCGTTAGATTTTGAAAAGATCAAGCATCACACCGCTGACATTTCTGCATATTCAGCAGATACTTTTTTTACTACAGTCAAAACATACATTGACAGTAAGATACCCCTAATTCTCGGAGTTGATGTCTATTGTAAAAGCGATCAAGAACTAACCCGTTTGGATGGACACGCTATTACCATTGTTGGTTATAAATCTACAAATGAACCTGAAAATCAAGCGATATATGTACATGATGACCGTTTGGGACCTTTTGCAAGAGCTGGATTTGTCGAGATAGATAAGGAAAAAGTAGAGACTGAAGTGAGTTGGGGATTAGCGCTTCAAGAAAAAGACGATGATGGAAAATGGAAAGATCCACACGAAATCTTAGTTTTAAATAGTTTAATTATACCTGCACCACACAAAGTACGTTTACCATCAAGCTTTGCTCGCAATACATGTTCACATATAAAGTCCATTTATGACGATATATTGAATAACATAGCAGATACTCAAGGTGAGGCGGCAGTTAGGGATTACCGTAATAATCTAACTTTTGATGTATCATTGTCTGAGATTTCAGATATTCGGCAACAATTATTTAATGAAACATATACTGGTGAACATGCTGAATCTTTACAAAAAGAAAAAGTGAAATTTCTTACGGGTAGCTATGCCCGTTACCAGTGGGTTGCAAACTTTAAATCAAACTCCAAATGTATATTTAAAATATTGTTTGATGCTACAGATATCCCTCAAGGAAATGCAGTGTCTGCATTATTTGTACATGATAAGGATCTCACCGATCTTGTCCTCGAATGTCAAAAACAAGTACTTAAACAAGATAACAATTTAACCGATGTCGATATCAATAGCTTTTATGGTTCTTTCCTTAAATACCTTGAACCTGAACCTGATAGTTTGGCATCTTATCTTGATAGAACCTTTGGTGAATTGCGAGCACCAAAGTATATAAAAAATACTGAGATGAATGCAGGTGACATACTTAACTCAAAAGTTGATAAATACTATGCATCCACAGAAAAAACTTTAGAAGAACTGTATACCGACATTGTCAAAGATGACCAGAGCTCTTACTTGCTCTGGACGATATCTAGTGAAGGAGTTCTTTTAATTGGAAAAGAAGAAAATGGTAAAGGTCATCCCACACTAACCGGATTTAAACCTTCACGAATTGCTGGTGAGCTAAGAAGGTCTCAAAGCGGTTGGTTTATTAACTCAAAGTCTGGCCGATATAGTACTGATTACAGCAATACTGACGAATTACTCACCAATGCTCTTGAAAAGTTCAAGGACATTTTCCGCGAATCGAGAAAAACTATAACGGCTGATTTTTACAAACCAGAGAAGTAA
- a CDS encoding substrate-binding periplasmic protein gives MKRNGHKISFFLLVLAVVLSNSSVAETTDFLTHSTLGKVYVDENGELRGLKHGGRRAFNVELVREMMLLVGHPVQFHVIPFKRGQIELKKKRKALFNIARTKLREKLYKWVGPLQVDNVYFYESVHQTPPITNFEQAKEVPRICVLRGTSQHENLIAQGFNNVYDVNTWSACLKMLAIDRIDLVPVSDSLIKAMMSQAEVTYKQIRKTPILVQKNAGYIAFSKDHSDDEIDKWQQALDELKRSGKYDELVHTYLHE, from the coding sequence ATGAAACGTAATGGTCATAAGATAAGCTTTTTCCTTCTTGTACTAGCGGTCGTGCTATCCAATAGCTCTGTTGCCGAAACAACCGATTTTTTGACCCACAGTACCCTCGGGAAAGTGTATGTTGACGAAAATGGTGAATTGCGCGGTCTAAAGCATGGTGGCAGACGAGCGTTTAATGTGGAACTTGTCCGTGAAATGATGCTTCTTGTCGGGCATCCGGTTCAATTTCATGTCATACCATTCAAACGTGGACAAATTGAACTCAAGAAGAAAAGAAAGGCTCTATTTAACATCGCAAGAACTAAGCTAAGAGAAAAATTGTATAAGTGGGTTGGCCCGCTGCAGGTTGATAATGTCTATTTTTATGAATCGGTGCATCAAACACCCCCTATCACCAACTTTGAGCAAGCTAAAGAGGTTCCGCGGATCTGCGTTCTTCGGGGAACGTCACAGCACGAAAACCTGATCGCTCAAGGATTCAATAACGTTTATGACGTCAATACCTGGAGTGCTTGCCTAAAAATGCTGGCAATTGATCGGATAGACTTAGTGCCTGTCAGTGACTCCTTAATCAAAGCGATGATGAGTCAGGCAGAAGTCACCTATAAACAAATTCGGAAAACGCCGATTTTGGTTCAAAAGAACGCTGGATATATCGCTTTTTCAAAAGACCACTCAGATGATGAGATTGATAAATGGCAACAAGCCTTAGATGAATTGAAGCGCTCTGGTAAGTATGATGAACTCGTTCACACCTATCTACACGAATAG
- a CDS encoding TetR/AcrR family transcriptional regulator → MRYKTNHTASAPSKVRRVKPAEVRLGELMSAAEQLFLAKGVDSTTINEIVELAQVAKGTFYHYFASKNELLAAMGERYTAQFLQRLEEKIETCQADDWLGRLCVWIQESIKAYADTYRLHDIVYTNHHHHNRSNREKNAILAQLQLILENGTRVGVWQIAEPRITSLLIYAGVHGVTDDIIASPETDREHFIRVVLADCLRMVGVSER, encoded by the coding sequence ATGAGATATAAAACGAACCATACGGCGTCTGCTCCTTCGAAAGTCAGGCGTGTCAAACCTGCGGAAGTTCGCCTGGGTGAGTTGATGTCAGCCGCCGAACAACTGTTTCTTGCCAAAGGGGTCGATTCGACGACCATTAACGAGATTGTCGAGTTGGCACAGGTTGCCAAAGGTACTTTTTACCATTATTTCGCTTCTAAGAATGAGTTGCTTGCCGCCATGGGGGAGCGCTATACCGCCCAGTTTTTACAGCGGCTTGAAGAGAAAATCGAGACTTGTCAAGCAGATGACTGGCTGGGCCGACTTTGCGTCTGGATTCAGGAAAGCATTAAGGCTTACGCAGACACGTACCGCCTGCATGATATTGTTTACACCAATCATCATCACCATAACCGCTCGAACCGGGAGAAGAATGCGATTCTCGCGCAGTTGCAGCTCATTCTCGAAAACGGCACCCGTGTTGGCGTGTGGCAGATTGCTGAGCCACGTATTACCTCGCTCCTGATTTATGCCGGTGTACACGGTGTGACCGACGACATTATTGCTTCTCCGGAAACCGATCGGGAGCATTTTATCCGCGTGGTCCTTGCGGATTGCCTGCGGATGGTCGGGGTCTCGGAGCGATGA
- a CDS encoding class I SAM-dependent methyltransferase produces the protein MTNEKYIEQNRYFNYRNVEPTLYDNVVLPAWIKSEIDDHNANILDYGCGFGQLMQALLNEKYMNVFGLDIEKSAISHCHSKNLNVMELDLNELHNPFNIKFDVIIFSHVIEHMPKEKIIKKLEFIKNTFLSENGKFLIAVPNAQANTDAYWAYEDWTHTTLFTSGSIYYVLKAAGFNNVEFLDIDCTLGIRSKLKKLIVKFLLKIYICKKIFWNKVTNSPYHKPSPQIFSYEIKCKAY, from the coding sequence ATGACCAATGAGAAATATATCGAACAGAACAGATATTTTAATTATAGAAATGTAGAACCTACGCTATATGATAATGTTGTACTGCCAGCCTGGATAAAATCAGAAATCGATGATCATAATGCTAATATATTGGATTATGGATGTGGATTTGGACAACTGATGCAAGCTCTATTAAATGAAAAATACATGAATGTGTTTGGTTTGGATATAGAAAAAAGTGCAATATCACACTGTCATAGTAAAAATTTAAATGTCATGGAGTTAGATTTAAATGAATTGCATAATCCATTCAATATTAAATTTGATGTAATTATTTTTTCTCATGTCATTGAACATATGCCGAAAGAAAAAATAATTAAGAAATTAGAATTTATCAAAAATACATTTTTATCTGAAAATGGTAAGTTTTTAATCGCTGTTCCAAATGCACAGGCAAATACTGATGCATATTGGGCTTATGAGGACTGGACTCATACGACACTGTTTACCTCTGGGTCAATTTATTATGTTTTGAAAGCAGCGGGTTTTAACAATGTAGAATTTTTAGATATAGATTGTACTTTAGGGATTCGCTCAAAGTTAAAAAAATTGATAGTAAAATTCTTGTTGAAAATATATATATGTAAGAAAATTTTCTGGAATAAAGTAACTAATAGTCCCTATCATAAACCATCACCACAGATATTTAGCTATGAAATTAAGTGTAAAGCTTATTAG